The following are from one region of the Rhodopirellula sp. P2 genome:
- a CDS encoding sulfatase-like hydrolase/transferase has protein sequence MWQVANRRFQDARVPMMVALLLPAMSLLQTVEAGDRPNILWLSAEDISPHIGCYGDPHAITPRIDQLASEGIRYSNAFTTAGVCAPCRSGIITGMYQTTLGTQHMRCQAKLPKSIRPFSTSLRESGYFCTNNSKQDYQFETPKGSWDRSSSKAHWRDRPDQDTPFFAVFNFTGCHESGIENEAKYKSVTQGLSERERQDASKLSTFPPYYPDTPAAREDWKRNYELITALDHWVGGLLDQLNADGLDEDTIVFFWSDHGVGLPRAKRWLYDSGTHIPLVIRIPAKFRSSDNVAGVVDDRLVSSIDFGPTVLNLAGLDVPEPMQGKPFLSSPLSKLEAVDQDYVYGARDRMDERYDIIRMVRDQRYKYIRNYEPLKPYFQYMNTPEKGQTMRSIRQAEQAGTLPEAAMPFFRGTKPIEELYDLENDPHEIHNLASSSDHTEVLHRMRAAHEQWVTRTKDLGLIPEPILAERASQLGSQYAVLRQSDDSELANRVAASALAASEGPGALPEMRSALDDNDSAVRYWGATGIGNVFARGEIDQLPYLMDLQERLADESVTVRVAAARALCHSGDPDATGKALSVLAETLADGAQWERLQAAIVLDEIDEKALPVIDSMRAALEPRQEFYADGKYTVRVINHALNELNGTHHTVK, from the coding sequence ATGTGGCAGGTAGCCAATCGACGATTCCAAGACGCACGTGTGCCGATGATGGTCGCACTCTTGTTGCCGGCAATGTCCTTGTTGCAGACGGTTGAAGCTGGCGACCGCCCCAACATTCTTTGGCTCTCCGCAGAAGACATCAGTCCGCACATCGGTTGCTATGGTGATCCGCACGCCATCACGCCACGCATCGATCAACTCGCCAGCGAAGGCATTCGATACTCCAACGCGTTCACCACGGCCGGCGTTTGTGCTCCGTGCCGCAGCGGGATCATTACCGGGATGTACCAAACAACTCTTGGGACGCAGCACATGCGTTGCCAAGCGAAACTTCCAAAGAGCATTCGGCCGTTCTCTACGTCTTTGCGTGAATCGGGATACTTCTGCACCAACAATTCCAAGCAGGATTATCAGTTCGAGACTCCGAAAGGTTCTTGGGACCGATCGTCCAGCAAGGCTCACTGGCGGGATCGTCCGGACCAAGACACGCCATTCTTCGCTGTCTTCAACTTCACGGGCTGCCACGAATCCGGTATCGAGAATGAAGCCAAATACAAGTCCGTCACCCAAGGCCTCTCCGAACGTGAACGGCAAGACGCTTCCAAGCTCTCGACGTTCCCGCCGTACTATCCGGACACGCCGGCCGCACGTGAAGATTGGAAACGCAACTATGAACTGATCACGGCGCTCGATCATTGGGTGGGCGGGTTGCTTGACCAACTCAATGCCGACGGATTGGACGAAGACACCATCGTGTTCTTCTGGTCTGACCATGGCGTTGGGCTCCCGCGAGCGAAGCGTTGGCTCTACGACTCGGGAACGCACATCCCGTTGGTCATCCGCATTCCCGCCAAGTTCCGTTCCAGCGATAACGTCGCCGGGGTCGTCGATGACCGCTTGGTGAGCTCGATCGACTTTGGTCCCACCGTCTTGAATTTGGCGGGGTTGGATGTTCCAGAGCCCATGCAGGGCAAGCCTTTTCTGAGCAGTCCCTTGAGCAAGTTAGAGGCCGTCGACCAGGACTACGTCTACGGTGCTCGGGATCGCATGGACGAACGTTACGACATCATTCGGATGGTGCGTGATCAACGATACAAGTACATCCGCAACTACGAACCATTGAAGCCTTACTTTCAGTACATGAACACGCCCGAAAAGGGACAGACGATGCGGTCGATTCGCCAAGCGGAACAGGCCGGAACGTTGCCAGAGGCAGCCATGCCCTTCTTCCGCGGAACGAAACCCATCGAAGAACTTTACGACCTCGAGAATGATCCCCATGAGATCCACAATCTCGCGTCGTCTTCTGACCACACGGAGGTGCTCCATCGCATGCGTGCGGCGCACGAGCAGTGGGTGACCCGCACCAAGGACCTGGGGCTCATCCCAGAGCCGATTCTCGCCGAACGCGCCAGCCAACTGGGGAGTCAGTACGCCGTCCTGAGACAATCGGACGACAGCGAGCTCGCAAATCGCGTCGCCGCATCGGCCCTCGCCGCCTCCGAGGGCCCCGGAGCACTGCCTGAAATGCGATCCGCACTCGACGACAACGATTCGGCGGTGCGTTATTGGGGCGCGACAGGGATCGGCAACGTTTTCGCTCGCGGCGAGATCGACCAACTCCCGTATTTGATGGATCTGCAAGAACGACTTGCCGACGAATCCGTGACGGTACGAGTCGCAGCGGCCCGGGCGCTTTGCCATTCCGGTGATCCCGATGCCACTGGCAAGGCCCTTTCAGTGCTGGCGGAGACATTGGCGGACGGTGCCCAGTGGGAGCGACTGCAAGCCGCCATCGTGCTGGATGAGATTGATGAGAAAGCGTTGCCGGTCATCGATTCGATGCGAGCAGCACTCGAGCCAAGGCAAGAGTTCTACGCCGATGGCAAGTACACCGTCCGCGTGATCAATCACGCTCTCAACGAACTGAACGGCACCCACCACACGGTCAAATAG
- a CDS encoding glycosyltransferase, which produces MRIAFAWEWGSGSGHIMRFSPLARQAIQDGHQLTLIVRDSKRTRNLLSTYQLNHANISVIESPAWPRCPRDQLRLPNCLSQIAWNLGFFDQTATNQQIRWWRDRMHELRPELVVQDFGVTAGLVAWTLGIPTLRIGTGYTCAPRTEIPASIPALSDVSSDSHTTTNQSAWESLRERIRTGCQTNDLNPPDRWHEIINGCEEDRIATVALLDPYAPVRPNARYCGVWPAASSAMNRSDRWATAIAYLKPFPAWELFFSALRQCGVRVDLVPDGVDASLLRTCDPAWVRVQDRFVPIEKAAQNQRHLINNGNHGTSALALLSGMAVITCPLFLEQRLTADAIETAGLGLRVNLHRPKNFLQRLDEAFGSNAFTENARHFSTSQRQLFLNAAPNRLTLAKC; this is translated from the coding sequence ATGAGAATTGCCTTCGCCTGGGAGTGGGGATCAGGCTCCGGGCACATCATGCGATTCAGCCCGTTGGCCCGTCAAGCGATCCAGGATGGCCATCAATTGACGTTGATCGTTCGTGATTCGAAGCGGACTCGGAACCTGCTTTCGACTTATCAATTGAATCATGCGAACATTTCAGTCATCGAGTCACCTGCCTGGCCGCGATGCCCACGCGATCAACTTCGACTGCCAAATTGCCTGTCGCAAATTGCTTGGAACTTAGGTTTCTTTGATCAGACGGCAACGAACCAGCAGATTCGATGGTGGCGGGATCGCATGCACGAACTCCGGCCGGAGCTGGTGGTGCAAGACTTCGGTGTGACTGCCGGGCTCGTTGCCTGGACGCTTGGCATTCCAACCCTTCGAATTGGCACCGGTTACACATGTGCTCCCCGAACAGAAATCCCTGCTTCCATCCCCGCCTTGTCGGATGTCTCGTCTGACTCTCACACAACGACGAACCAGTCAGCCTGGGAAAGCCTGCGAGAAAGGATTCGAACAGGCTGCCAAACCAATGACCTGAACCCTCCTGATCGTTGGCATGAGATCATCAACGGTTGTGAAGAGGACCGAATCGCCACGGTTGCGTTGCTCGACCCCTACGCGCCCGTTCGCCCCAACGCTCGGTACTGTGGTGTGTGGCCAGCGGCATCGTCCGCGATGAATCGAAGCGATCGCTGGGCGACAGCAATTGCGTACCTCAAACCTTTTCCGGCATGGGAGCTGTTTTTCTCGGCGCTCCGCCAGTGTGGCGTTCGCGTTGATTTAGTGCCTGATGGCGTCGACGCAAGCCTGTTACGAACTTGCGATCCTGCGTGGGTTCGGGTTCAGGACCGGTTCGTCCCGATCGAAAAAGCCGCCCAAAACCAACGCCACCTCATCAACAATGGAAATCATGGCACGTCCGCCTTGGCACTTCTATCGGGGATGGCTGTGATCACTTGCCCATTGTTTCTGGAACAGCGTCTGACAGCCGACGCAATCGAAACTGCGGGGTTGGGGCTGCGGGTGAATCTTCATCGGCCCAAAAACTTCTTGCAGCGGCTTGACGAAGCTTTCGGATCAAATGCCTTTACCGAAAACGCACGCCACTTCTCGACGTCTCAACGCCAACTTTTTCTGAATGCAGCGCCAAATCGATTGACGCTTGCCAAGTGTTGA
- a CDS encoding O-linked N-acetylglucosamine transferase, SPINDLY family protein, translating to MLSEIHPDGIKRFDPRRQAVDWFGWTPNRAQTPLDLSQINNLTKQLDELDCWLASRGRSLVVRDWSHLDWIGFPFQSPRETSVWDCNETMGCNQNPLRCATVCHPLDQYLHSKRLGALADTWNDNLFWKGTRAFAESVQQMPWFRAEDFFASPETALHEICDALNVSYDPMWKLNFADHDQVTGETESIRRRDLQRKPRPPVSSVVWSSLGENEDFLATLSLLGYPLPEPMRPVSVALQNPYATTPTEEQDDDERVMRCRIACQQTPDDLAAWISLANALDWIGCPGEAADGLLAAGLSDMTNTHPERNTALHLACLLLDRAGRKYESIPLRRMIAAREPQHTENLFQLALLSAGTGAVEEAISFAQQLIDVNVNQTGAAANLLLYLNYSDRWTPAEISNEHFRIGMRLTERPQTIHVRPRKAGEPISIGYLGADFYTHPVGKLIKPILWSHDRPAFRVHVYHDGSKHDAITKDVMEASDKFLHSHGWSDGRLLSQIREDQIDVLIDLGGYTGGGNRLRMLGRRAAPVQASYLGYPNTSAIQTMDYRLTDRLADPPGRTDRLYVERLVHLPNSHLAWTPPEIAEELMTESPDRASRSEQPPRLGIFNNVAKLSPSMIETVAEILRRVPDAILLMKYGDRYGVPFVADRFRRLFAEQGVLPHRIEYRTRAESMVDHLRSMRSVDLALDSFPYQGTMTSLECLSVGTPILSKCGEYYAHRATSAMMMRMGLYELVAESSNEYAEIAVELMHNRQALSDLRQTVYECYLASPLRDPTALTRELETIYRSWCPGESVP from the coding sequence ATGCTCAGCGAGATACATCCCGATGGGATAAAGCGATTTGATCCGCGCCGGCAAGCCGTTGATTGGTTTGGCTGGACGCCCAACCGGGCTCAGACGCCACTTGATCTAAGCCAGATCAACAACCTTACCAAGCAACTCGACGAACTGGATTGTTGGCTTGCTTCACGAGGAAGGTCGCTGGTGGTTCGAGATTGGTCGCATCTGGATTGGATCGGCTTCCCGTTTCAATCGCCCCGTGAAACATCGGTGTGGGACTGCAACGAAACGATGGGTTGCAACCAGAATCCACTACGTTGCGCGACGGTGTGCCACCCGTTGGATCAGTACCTGCATAGCAAACGACTGGGGGCATTGGCAGACACCTGGAATGACAATCTGTTTTGGAAGGGCACTCGGGCCTTCGCCGAATCGGTCCAGCAAATGCCCTGGTTTCGTGCCGAAGACTTCTTTGCTTCTCCTGAAACGGCCTTGCATGAGATCTGCGATGCCTTGAACGTTTCGTATGACCCGATGTGGAAGCTGAACTTTGCCGACCACGATCAAGTCACGGGCGAGACGGAGTCGATTCGCCGTCGAGATCTGCAACGGAAACCACGTCCGCCCGTTTCCTCAGTCGTTTGGTCATCATTGGGCGAGAACGAAGACTTCCTGGCAACCTTGAGTCTGCTTGGCTACCCGTTACCGGAACCGATGCGTCCCGTTTCAGTGGCCTTGCAAAATCCCTACGCGACGACGCCGACTGAAGAACAGGACGACGATGAACGTGTCATGCGTTGCCGGATCGCTTGTCAGCAAACCCCCGATGACCTGGCGGCGTGGATCTCGCTTGCTAACGCTTTGGACTGGATTGGGTGCCCCGGCGAAGCTGCCGATGGTTTGCTGGCGGCGGGCTTGTCGGACATGACAAACACTCACCCGGAACGCAACACCGCCTTGCATCTTGCTTGCCTGTTGCTAGACCGCGCGGGACGAAAATATGAATCGATCCCGTTGCGGCGAATGATCGCTGCCCGCGAACCACAACACACTGAAAACTTATTCCAATTGGCCTTGCTATCCGCCGGCACGGGGGCGGTGGAAGAAGCGATTTCGTTCGCTCAACAATTGATCGATGTGAATGTCAATCAAACGGGCGCAGCAGCCAACTTGTTGCTTTATCTGAATTACTCCGATCGCTGGACGCCAGCTGAAATCAGCAACGAACACTTTCGAATTGGCATGCGACTGACCGAGCGTCCTCAAACGATTCATGTCCGGCCTCGCAAAGCCGGCGAACCAATTTCGATTGGTTACTTGGGAGCCGATTTCTACACGCATCCCGTTGGCAAGTTGATAAAACCGATTCTGTGGTCGCACGACCGCCCAGCCTTTCGCGTTCACGTTTACCACGATGGCTCGAAGCACGATGCAATCACCAAGGACGTGATGGAAGCTTCCGACAAGTTCCTCCATTCGCATGGCTGGTCCGACGGTCGATTGCTTTCGCAGATCCGTGAAGATCAGATCGATGTACTGATTGACCTGGGTGGATACACGGGAGGCGGCAACCGATTGCGGATGCTCGGTCGCCGAGCGGCCCCAGTTCAAGCGTCATACTTGGGTTACCCCAACACCTCCGCGATTCAGACAATGGACTATCGGCTGACCGATCGTTTGGCTGACCCGCCGGGGCGAACCGATCGGCTGTATGTGGAGCGGTTGGTTCACTTGCCAAACTCTCACTTGGCTTGGACGCCACCAGAAATAGCGGAAGAACTGATGACGGAATCGCCTGATCGGGCATCGAGGTCCGAACAGCCGCCTCGACTGGGGATATTCAACAACGTTGCGAAATTATCCCCGTCCATGATCGAAACGGTCGCCGAGATACTCCGTCGTGTTCCGGATGCGATTTTGCTGATGAAATACGGGGATCGATACGGTGTGCCATTCGTTGCGGATCGCTTCCGCCGCTTGTTTGCTGAGCAGGGTGTCTTGCCACATCGAATCGAATATCGAACCCGGGCCGAGTCGATGGTGGATCACCTTCGGTCCATGAGATCTGTTGACCTGGCCTTAGATTCATTTCCATATCAAGGCACGATGACATCCCTGGAATGCCTTTCGGTGGGAACTCCAATCCTATCGAAGTGTGGCGAGTATTACGCTCACCGCGCCACCTCCGCGATGATGATGCGGATGGGACTGTACGAACTGGTGGCCGAATCCAGCAACGAATACGCGGAGATCGCGGTCGAACTGATGCACAACCGGCAGGCCCTGTCCGATCTTCGCCAGACCGTCTACGAATGCTATCTTGCGAGTCCACTGAGGGACCCGACCGCGTTGACTCGCGAACTAGAAACAATCTATCGGAGCTGGTGCCCTGGCGAGAGCGTCCCATGA
- a CDS encoding ankyrin repeat domain-containing protein: MQRLIDIGTDVNAKGRDNATPLLWAYFDNEPERFEMLLVAGADPNVKLTGDLGIPSAFEQGESVTWLSAKSEFQKQFNLVMSNGGDANITDRWGDPVIHELILFGGGNVKSRLLTLAEHGADIDAVDTMGSSPLTHAISAYGQYEVAHVLLDLDADPRIREKKSIGPMHSMVRAAERREYMPATQKAAFDSLMKRLEDLGMSQEDAEADWERWSRRLPPF, translated from the coding sequence ATGCAGCGTTTGATTGACATCGGTACCGATGTGAACGCAAAGGGGCGCGACAATGCCACCCCACTGCTGTGGGCGTACTTTGACAACGAACCCGAGCGGTTTGAGATGCTGCTTGTGGCCGGTGCCGATCCAAACGTCAAGCTCACTGGAGATCTGGGAATCCCGTCAGCTTTTGAGCAAGGCGAATCCGTCACCTGGCTCAGCGCCAAAAGCGAATTTCAAAAACAATTCAATTTGGTGATGTCCAATGGTGGTGATGCAAACATCACGGACCGTTGGGGAGATCCGGTCATCCACGAATTGATTTTGTTCGGCGGAGGGAACGTGAAGTCTCGATTGCTTACGCTGGCCGAACATGGAGCCGACATCGATGCAGTCGATACCATGGGGTCGTCACCGTTGACCCATGCAATCAGCGCTTACGGTCAATACGAAGTGGCACACGTTCTGTTGGACCTGGACGCAGATCCAAGAATACGGGAGAAGAAGTCGATTGGCCCTATGCACTCGATGGTTCGGGCAGCTGAGCGTCGGGAATACATGCCAGCAACACAGAAGGCAGCGTTTGACAGTTTAATGAAACGACTTGAAGACCTCGGAATGAGTCAAGAGGATGCTGAGGCCGATTGGGAGCGATGGTCGCGACGCCTTCCTCCGTTTTAA
- a CDS encoding dockerin type I domain-containing protein: MRSLRILLAGGNDMNADSHSRWSSGQTGWKRVAVSLRNLTASATAERSGNRDLIPKQRSLRMETLQPREMLAGDSASAMQYTAGATVPAEIASPGESDNEEGEQFAANDAGMSGNVVLGDVNGDGSLTTLDSLLIANALNQLPSEARPMEYDLNQDSQVDQSDWEVVIQHLSVNIPSYERIDPYSSEDAVWSEDAVPWSPTSGACDYNVRCAEDHNEGQTGDGSSSNDPNGSSHGTTSNHCFYQRCSPTDGGTSPSDNSSSGGSTNPWGPDHPWGSGGGSNGGDGSQPSDDDGEDESPSSTDSGSNPWGDPTGGNTGDGGTGGGETGGGGVTGDSPSGTSGTGETDAPDESDGTGNGPTSGGPQSPSDPNPPLPAPNPPSDPSGSDGTESSGGSNPDQNEHPDQPETYEVVATRIGVFGGDMTSENPTIHSVREGQWLEIGGHIDGPIDDYQNPFPGIVPTLTIRADLNADGAFDENEIVQVRNYGPGWIRDPTESYDYYTGFYVSFPVPDDGPSPGNGQPEDEIKIEMELERVQNSSAPVLNIDPQFSGRPSVNYGVNDSGKSIARLQVSVFDEGVFDSHRAIVHWADGVTTEAWDQVDEMANDYVPTHHKSVSLERVLSGNEGDLLPATINLFDDDLGTAQYIIQADDLLRNNDDDNQNEVDDLLDSGFSDDDLIFLSLDGLTGSFTEPATGELVLHYDENRIRLWDTRDKDNRILPNRDEDTPLDIGAGIPYDGRSSVFVEGLGVGKTRLTMAWRAFEQTFAEREQNPRPAWTPTSIVLGHNDLIVWGIDVDIDSDNNNGLDLPDNSETEEYLEANEFGLGKLVFPTASDYTPVRVRLPAGLDVNDPALKATIEFGAIGQSGEMHLWNARKGAPNRTPGAIADGGNRIYDNDELTLADLGYNPATGAFTVFIEAINPFDRHQVKKGVDEGGKPDDRINVVMAGLQGVDVSDEVKYMLVEPDSFYPHLQSTRALQSAMASEAVYGSDGGRFALKKLSAAELIEMGLPGAIVAKIGDSSGIPGFQAEVYLNHITLQYVLAFAGTNDAYDIIDDIWQGLGQHSRQYTAAIEIADAIGRNEDLARNTITTGHSLGGGLATAASVVAALPADTFNAAGLLEETLLARNNEGELLNPRQEIVPGSLGRYHANGAGLIQAYYLDFDLLSFVQDNTPLQNAIGERHLMDGPIDLEVAIQTGILTAQLVSGVGWGTIFLNMGKLGYKMGIAHTTLYYQYGLMFDENTGWDIYGYEF, from the coding sequence ATGCGTTCCCTGAGAATCTTACTCGCAGGTGGAAATGACATGAATGCCGACAGTCACTCTCGATGGTCCTCAGGTCAAACCGGCTGGAAGCGGGTTGCAGTTTCTCTCCGAAACCTGACCGCGTCCGCCACCGCTGAACGAAGCGGCAATCGAGACTTGATTCCCAAGCAACGTTCCCTCCGGATGGAAACGCTTCAGCCGCGAGAAATGCTGGCAGGGGACTCCGCTTCCGCAATGCAGTACACCGCTGGTGCGACCGTGCCCGCCGAAATTGCTTCACCCGGTGAGAGCGATAACGAAGAGGGCGAGCAGTTTGCGGCGAACGACGCCGGCATGTCTGGCAACGTCGTTCTCGGAGATGTCAACGGCGACGGATCACTGACAACGCTTGATAGCTTGTTGATCGCAAATGCTTTGAACCAGCTTCCGTCCGAAGCCCGTCCGATGGAGTACGACTTGAATCAAGATTCACAAGTTGACCAGTCGGATTGGGAGGTTGTGATCCAGCATCTGTCCGTCAATATCCCCTCGTATGAACGAATCGACCCGTATTCGAGTGAGGATGCTGTTTGGAGCGAAGATGCGGTTCCTTGGTCACCCACATCAGGCGCATGCGACTACAACGTTCGATGTGCCGAAGACCACAATGAAGGGCAAACGGGCGACGGTTCCTCTTCGAACGATCCAAACGGATCCAGTCACGGGACGACAAGCAACCACTGCTTTTACCAACGCTGCTCGCCAACCGATGGTGGCACCAGTCCTTCTGACAACAGTTCATCAGGAGGTTCAACGAATCCTTGGGGGCCCGACCACCCCTGGGGATCTGGGGGCGGTTCCAATGGCGGTGATGGATCGCAACCGAGCGACGACGACGGTGAAGATGAAAGTCCGTCTAGCACGGATTCAGGCAGCAACCCTTGGGGCGATCCAACGGGTGGAAACACCGGCGATGGTGGGACGGGGGGTGGTGAGACAGGCGGTGGCGGTGTGACCGGAGACAGTCCATCCGGCACAAGTGGAACCGGGGAAACCGATGCACCGGACGAGTCAGACGGAACCGGCAATGGACCGACCAGCGGAGGTCCGCAATCACCTTCCGATCCGAATCCCCCGCTGCCCGCACCCAATCCGCCATCCGACCCGTCTGGGTCGGATGGCACAGAATCGTCCGGTGGCAGCAACCCTGACCAAAACGAGCATCCCGACCAACCCGAGACTTACGAGGTTGTGGCAACACGAATCGGAGTCTTCGGCGGAGACATGACTTCTGAAAATCCGACAATCCACTCAGTTCGTGAAGGACAGTGGCTTGAAATCGGAGGCCATATTGATGGTCCGATCGACGATTACCAAAACCCGTTTCCTGGCATCGTCCCAACACTGACCATTCGAGCGGATCTAAATGCAGACGGTGCCTTCGACGAAAACGAAATCGTTCAAGTCAGGAATTACGGGCCCGGTTGGATTCGGGACCCCACCGAATCCTACGACTACTACACTGGCTTTTACGTTTCGTTCCCAGTGCCGGACGACGGCCCATCACCAGGAAATGGGCAACCCGAGGATGAAATCAAAATCGAAATGGAACTCGAAAGGGTTCAGAACTCCTCTGCTCCCGTACTGAATATCGACCCGCAGTTTTCCGGTCGCCCAAGTGTCAACTATGGCGTCAATGATTCGGGGAAATCGATCGCCAGGCTGCAAGTCAGCGTCTTCGACGAAGGCGTTTTTGACTCGCATCGCGCCATCGTGCACTGGGCCGATGGCGTCACCACAGAGGCGTGGGATCAAGTCGATGAGATGGCGAACGACTACGTTCCCACCCACCACAAATCTGTCTCTCTCGAACGTGTGCTGTCGGGCAATGAAGGAGACCTGCTACCAGCCACGATCAACTTGTTTGATGATGACTTGGGAACCGCCCAATACATCATTCAAGCCGATGATCTATTGCGAAACAACGATGACGACAATCAAAACGAAGTCGATGACTTGCTGGACAGTGGCTTCTCCGACGATGACCTGATTTTCCTGTCTCTCGATGGCTTAACGGGCAGTTTCACCGAACCGGCCACAGGGGAACTGGTTCTGCACTACGACGAGAACCGCATCCGACTGTGGGATACCCGCGACAAGGATAACCGCATCCTTCCCAACCGGGATGAGGACACGCCCTTGGACATCGGAGCAGGGATTCCCTACGACGGACGAAGTTCGGTGTTCGTCGAAGGCCTCGGCGTAGGCAAAACTCGACTCACAATGGCGTGGCGAGCGTTCGAACAAACGTTCGCTGAACGAGAGCAAAACCCTCGTCCAGCATGGACTCCCACCAGCATCGTACTGGGGCACAATGACTTGATTGTGTGGGGCATCGATGTCGATATCGACAGCGACAACAACAACGGACTGGATCTGCCGGACAACAGTGAAACGGAAGAATACCTGGAAGCCAATGAGTTTGGACTGGGGAAATTGGTGTTCCCGACGGCATCGGATTACACCCCCGTGCGTGTCCGATTGCCGGCGGGACTGGATGTCAACGACCCGGCCTTGAAAGCGACGATCGAATTTGGGGCCATTGGTCAATCGGGAGAAATGCATCTATGGAACGCCAGGAAAGGTGCCCCGAACCGAACCCCAGGTGCGATCGCGGATGGAGGGAATCGCATCTATGACAATGATGAATTGACGTTGGCCGACCTGGGCTACAACCCCGCAACCGGTGCCTTCACAGTATTCATCGAGGCCATCAATCCGTTCGACCGTCATCAAGTGAAAAAAGGAGTTGATGAAGGAGGCAAACCCGACGACCGCATCAATGTCGTGATGGCTGGACTGCAGGGCGTGGACGTCTCCGACGAAGTGAAGTACATGCTCGTCGAACCGGACTCGTTCTACCCCCATCTGCAAAGCACTCGAGCATTGCAAAGTGCAATGGCATCCGAAGCGGTTTACGGGTCGGATGGGGGTCGCTTCGCGTTGAAGAAGTTGTCAGCGGCGGAACTGATCGAGATGGGATTGCCGGGTGCGATTGTCGCCAAGATTGGTGATTCTTCCGGCATCCCTGGCTTCCAAGCCGAGGTCTACTTGAATCATATAACGCTTCAGTACGTCTTGGCATTTGCCGGCACGAACGACGCCTACGACATCATTGATGACATTTGGCAAGGACTCGGTCAGCATTCTCGTCAATACACTGCCGCCATCGAAATCGCAGACGCAATCGGAAGAAACGAAGACCTGGCTCGCAACACCATCACCACAGGCCACTCGCTGGGCGGAGGACTTGCAACCGCCGCTTCTGTGGTCGCAGCACTTCCTGCCGACACCTTCAACGCGGCCGGATTGCTTGAAGAAACGTTATTGGCACGAAACAACGAAGGCGAATTACTCAATCCACGACAGGAAATCGTTCCAGGGTCACTCGGCAGATACCATGCAAACGGTGCGGGTTTGATACAAGCCTATTACCTGGACTTTGACCTCTTGAGTTTCGTTCAAGACAACACACCACTGCAAAATGCCATCGGTGAACGGCACCTGATGGATGGCCCGATCGATCTGGAAGTGGCAATTCAAACCGGCATCCTCACCGCTCAACTTGTCAGTGGTGTCGGCTGGGGAACCATTTTCCTAAACATGGGCAAGCTTGGCTACAAAATGGGCATTGCTCACACGACCCTCTACTATCAGTATGGCTTGATGTTCGACGAGAACACGGGATGGGATATTTATGGTTACGAATTCTAA